From Frankiaceae bacterium, a single genomic window includes:
- a CDS encoding aspartate carbamoyltransferase catalytic subunit: MKRHLLSASDLTRDDALLILDTAERLAETTEAAQVKKLPTLRGRTVVNLFYEDSTRTRTSFELAAKRLSADVINFSAKGSSVSKGESLKDTAWTLEAMGADAVVIRHHASGAPHRLAGWIKGSVINAGDGTHEHPTQALLDAYTMRKRTGRLEDLRVTIVGDVIHSRVARSNVLLLGTLGAQVTVVAPPTLLPVGIETWPVEVSYDLDSVLPKSDVVMMLRVQRERMGAAYFPSTREYSRRYGLDRDRVRLLKDDAIVMHPGPMNRGVEIAAEVADSPRSTIVDQVTNGVSVRMAILYLMLGSDVIPHDAARSARAAAGAPE; this comes from the coding sequence GTGAAGCGCCACTTGCTCTCCGCCAGCGACCTCACCCGCGACGACGCGCTGCTCATCCTCGACACAGCCGAACGCCTCGCGGAGACCACCGAGGCCGCCCAGGTGAAGAAGCTGCCGACGCTGCGCGGCCGTACCGTCGTCAACCTGTTCTACGAGGACTCGACGCGGACGCGGACGAGCTTCGAGCTGGCCGCCAAGCGGCTGTCCGCCGACGTCATCAACTTCTCCGCCAAGGGCTCCAGCGTCTCCAAGGGAGAGTCGCTCAAGGACACCGCGTGGACGCTGGAGGCGATGGGCGCCGACGCGGTCGTCATCCGCCACCACGCCAGCGGCGCGCCGCACCGGCTGGCCGGCTGGATCAAGGGCTCGGTCATCAACGCCGGTGACGGCACCCACGAGCACCCCACGCAGGCCCTTCTCGACGCGTACACGATGCGCAAGCGCACGGGCCGCCTCGAGGACCTGCGGGTGACGATCGTCGGCGACGTCATCCACTCGCGCGTCGCCCGCTCCAACGTCCTCCTCCTCGGCACCCTCGGCGCCCAGGTCACCGTGGTCGCCCCGCCGACGCTGCTGCCCGTCGGCATCGAGACCTGGCCGGTGGAGGTGTCGTACGACCTCGACTCGGTCCTCCCGAAGAGCGACGTCGTCATGATGCTGCGCGTGCAGCGCGAGCGGATGGGCGCGGCGTACTTCCCCTCGACGCGGGAGTACAGCCGGCGCTACGGGCTCGACAGGGACCGCGTACGGCTGCTCAAGGACGACGCGATCGTCATGCACCCTGGCCCCATGAACCGCGGCGTCGAGATCGCCGCCGAGGTCGCCGACTCGCCGCGCTCGACCATCGTCGACCAGGTGACCAACGGCGTCTCCGTCCGCATGGCGATCCTCTACCTGATGCTGGGAAGTGACGTAATACCCCACGACGCCGCTCGCTCCGCTCGCGCCGCCGCGGGGGCCCCCGAATGA
- a CDS encoding dihydroorotase, with amino-acid sequence MSRDWLIKGETDYLISDGVIAEVGQGLTSAGAQVIQADGLVALPGLVDLHTHLREPGREDAETVETGTAAAALGGFTAVHAMANTDPVADVAGVVEQVWRLGRDAGHCAVHPVGAVTLGLEGKALAELGAMADSAARVRVFSDDGKCVSDAGLMRRALEYVKAFDGVIAQHAQEPSLTQGAQMHEGVVSARLGLAGWPAAAEESVIARDCLLAAHTGSRLHVCHVSTAGSVELIRWAKSKGWRVTAEVTPHHLLLTDDLAETYDPLFKVNPPLRTQEDVQALREALADGTIDAVATDHAPHALEDKETEWGCAAFGMLGLETALSVVIQTMVEPGLMTWDDVADRMSYRPARIGGLRDQGVALTVGAPANLTLVDPAARWTVDPHALASKSTNTPYAARTLPGRVVATFLKGRATVLDGKLA; translated from the coding sequence ATGAGCCGGGACTGGCTGATCAAGGGCGAGACCGACTACCTGATCTCCGACGGCGTCATCGCCGAGGTCGGGCAGGGCCTGACTTCCGCAGGGGCGCAGGTGATCCAGGCCGACGGGCTGGTCGCGCTGCCCGGCCTCGTGGACCTGCACACGCACCTGCGCGAGCCTGGCCGCGAGGACGCCGAGACGGTCGAGACGGGGACGGCCGCCGCGGCGCTGGGCGGCTTCACCGCCGTCCACGCGATGGCCAACACGGACCCCGTCGCCGACGTCGCGGGCGTCGTCGAGCAGGTCTGGCGGCTCGGGCGTGACGCCGGGCACTGCGCCGTCCACCCCGTCGGTGCCGTCACGCTCGGGCTGGAGGGCAAGGCGCTGGCCGAGCTGGGCGCGATGGCCGACAGCGCGGCGCGGGTGCGGGTGTTCTCCGACGACGGCAAGTGCGTCTCGGACGCGGGGCTGATGCGCCGCGCGCTGGAGTACGTCAAGGCGTTCGACGGCGTCATCGCGCAGCACGCCCAGGAGCCCTCGCTGACGCAGGGCGCGCAGATGCACGAGGGCGTCGTCTCGGCGAGGCTCGGGCTCGCCGGCTGGCCCGCGGCGGCGGAGGAGTCGGTCATCGCGCGCGACTGTCTGCTCGCGGCGCACACCGGCAGCAGGCTGCACGTCTGCCACGTCTCGACGGCGGGCTCCGTCGAGCTGATCCGCTGGGCCAAGTCGAAGGGCTGGCGGGTCACGGCCGAGGTCACGCCCCACCACCTGCTGCTGACGGACGACCTGGCGGAGACGTACGACCCGCTGTTCAAGGTCAATCCCCCGCTGCGCACTCAGGAGGACGTGCAGGCGCTGCGCGAGGCGCTCGCCGACGGCACGATCGACGCGGTCGCCACCGACCACGCGCCGCACGCGCTGGAGGACAAGGAGACCGAGTGGGGGTGCGCGGCGTTCGGGATGCTCGGCCTCGAGACCGCTCTCTCCGTGGTGATCCAGACCATGGTCGAGCCCGGGCTCATGACGTGGGACGACGTGGCCGACCGGATGTCGTACCGCCCCGCCCGCATCGGCGGGCTCCGTGACCAGGGCGTCGCGCTGACCGTCGGCGCGCCGGCCAACCTCACGCTCGTCGACCCCGCCGCCCGCTGGACCGTCGACCCGCACGCGCTCGCCTCCAAGTCGACCAACACGCCGTACGCCGCCAGGACGCTGCCCGGCAGGGTCGTCGCCACCTTCTTGAAGGGCCGCGCGACGGTGCTGGACGGGAAGCTCGCGTGA
- the carA gene encoding glutamine-hydrolyzing carbamoyl-phosphate synthase small subunit: MTRTLLVLGLLVAFLGCLALMRRGWRRRAARHAALPALPQPPEVLGDDVVPPLDGLYLGTTEAGHWLERIAAQGLGGRAKARLRLVPEGMVVVREGEPDAFVPRADLLGAVVRNAQAGKWVGEGGVLIVTWRLGDVTVDSGFRAVDHSVHAQWAAALAPRTPVAAVPLVGRAVAPALLVLEDGRSFTGEAYGTVGETFGEAVFNTGMTGYQETLTDPSYHRQVVVQTAPHIGNTGVNAYDDESGRIWVAGYVVRDPARVSSSWRAERGLDAELKRHGIVGIGGVDTRAVTRHLRDKGAMRCAVSSTGESADEVLAKVLASPSMAGADLAREVSTTQPYVVPAQGEKRFRVTALDLGMKRSIPAYLAYNGCEVTVLPATATAADILATDPDGVFLSNGPGDPAATGYAVEALRGVLGQRPVFGICLGHQLLGRALGLGTYKLTFGHRGVNQPVQDVHTRQVAITSHNHGFAVAMPESPVTPFGRVEVSHVDLNDGVVEGLRCLDVPAFSAQFHPEAAAGPHDSTGLFTRFADLMAGVRV, from the coding sequence GTGACGCGCACCCTGCTCGTCCTCGGCCTGCTGGTGGCGTTCCTCGGCTGCCTCGCGCTGATGCGGCGCGGCTGGAGGCGCCGCGCCGCGCGGCACGCCGCCCTCCCCGCACTGCCGCAGCCGCCTGAGGTGCTGGGCGACGACGTCGTACCGCCGCTCGACGGGCTCTACCTCGGCACCACCGAGGCAGGCCACTGGCTCGAACGCATCGCCGCCCAGGGCCTCGGCGGCCGCGCGAAGGCCAGGCTGCGGCTCGTCCCCGAGGGCATGGTCGTGGTGCGGGAGGGGGAGCCGGACGCGTTCGTGCCGCGAGCCGACCTGCTCGGCGCCGTCGTCAGAAACGCGCAGGCCGGCAAGTGGGTCGGCGAGGGCGGCGTGCTCATCGTGACGTGGCGGCTGGGCGACGTGACCGTGGACAGCGGCTTCCGCGCCGTGGACCACTCGGTGCACGCGCAGTGGGCTGCCGCACTCGCGCCGCGGACACCGGTGGCGGCTGTCCCGCTCGTCGGCCGCGCGGTCGCCCCGGCGCTGCTCGTGCTGGAGGACGGACGGTCGTTCACCGGGGAGGCGTACGGCACGGTCGGCGAGACGTTCGGCGAGGCGGTCTTCAACACCGGCATGACCGGCTACCAGGAGACGCTGACCGACCCGTCGTACCACCGGCAGGTCGTCGTCCAGACCGCGCCGCACATCGGCAACACGGGCGTCAACGCGTACGACGACGAGTCGGGCCGCATCTGGGTCGCCGGGTACGTCGTCCGCGACCCCGCCCGCGTCTCCTCCTCGTGGCGCGCCGAGCGCGGCCTCGACGCCGAGCTCAAGCGGCACGGCATCGTCGGCATCGGCGGCGTCGACACCCGCGCGGTGACCCGCCACCTGCGCGACAAGGGCGCGATGCGTTGCGCGGTGTCGAGCACGGGCGAGTCGGCCGACGAGGTGCTGGCGAAGGTGCTCGCGTCGCCGTCGATGGCCGGCGCCGACCTCGCCCGTGAGGTCTCGACGACGCAGCCTTACGTCGTGCCGGCCCAGGGGGAGAAGCGGTTCCGGGTCACGGCGCTCGACCTCGGCATGAAGCGGTCGATCCCCGCGTACCTCGCGTACAACGGCTGCGAGGTCACCGTCCTGCCCGCCACCGCGACCGCGGCCGACATCCTCGCCACGGACCCCGACGGGGTCTTCCTGTCGAACGGCCCCGGCGACCCCGCCGCCACCGGCTACGCCGTCGAGGCGCTGCGCGGCGTGCTCGGCCAGCGTCCCGTCTTCGGCATCTGCCTCGGCCACCAGCTACTGGGCAGGGCGCTGGGGCTGGGGACGTACAAGCTGACGTTCGGGCACCGGGGGGTCAACCAGCCGGTCCAGGACGTGCACACCCGGCAGGTCGCGATCACCAGCCACAACCACGGCTTCGCGGTGGCGATGCCGGAGTCGCCGGTGACGCCGTTCGGCCGCGTCGAGGTCAGCCACGTCGACCTCAACGACGGCGTCGTGGAGGGTCTGCGCTGCCTCGACGTGCCGGCGTTCTCGGCGCAGTTCCACCCCGAAGCGGCGGCGGGGCCACACGACTCGACGGGGCTGTTCACGCGCTTCGCCGACCTGATGGCGGGAGTGCGCGTATGA
- the carB gene encoding carbamoyl-phosphate synthase large subunit, which yields MPKRSDIQHVMVIGSGPIVIGQACEFDYSGTQACRVLRAEGLRVSLVNSNPATIMTDPEFADATYIEPITPEVVAQIIARERPDALLATLGGQTALNTAVALSEAGVLEEYGVKLIGANIAAIRRGEDRQQFKDLVRSVGCDVPRSAVCHTVEEALAAVETLKYPVVVRPSFTMGGGGSGIAYDEAGLRAIAGDGLRQSPTTEVLIEESVLGWKEYELELMRDTADNVVVICSIENVDPMGVHTGDSVTVAPAMTLTDREYQRMRDVAIAVIRAVGVDTGGSNIQFAVHPRTGRMVVIEMNPRVSRSSALASKATGFPIAKIAAKLAIGYTLDEITNDITRETPASFEPSLDYVVVKVPRFAFEKFPDADMTLTTTMKSVGEAMAIGRSFPEALQKALRSLEAPETVVPDDPLGALRVPHAGRLDTLRQALRDGHSVEECSAASGMDPWFVDQMALLVETEREIAAYGIDGDLRRWKRLGFSDAQIASLTGSTEAAVRAHRHAIGLRPVYKTVDTCAAEFAAETPYHYSSYDDETEVRPSDKPKVLILGSGPNRIGQGIEFDYACVHASFALRDAGYETVMVNCNPETVSTDYDTSDRLYFEPLTIEDVLEVVHAEQVSGTVAGVVVQLGGQTPLKLAQALKDAGVPIVGTSPESIHLAEDRGAFGRVLAEAGLPAPAYGVADGYEAAREITARIGYPVLVRPSYVLGGRGMGIVYDDAQLKAWSEKTTGEVLVDRFLEDAVEIDVDALYDGTDLFLGGVMEHIEEAGIHSGDSACALPPITLGARDIRRIRESTEAIARGVGVRGLLNVQYAMKDDILYVLEANPRASRTVPFVSKVTAVPLAKAAARVMLGETIASLRTAGVLPASGDGADLPPGCHIGVKEAVLPFGRFPGTDTVLGPEMKSTGEVMGIARTFGEAFAKSQSAAYGPVPVKGRVFVSIANRDKRAMIFPIKRLADLGFEVVATEGTADVLRRNGVEVTSVRKFSEGPGNVVDLILAGKIDLIFNTPWGNGTRVDGYEIRTAAVAKNVPCITTIQGASACVQGIEAMVRGDMDVRPIQDYHAALRGDA from the coding sequence ATGCCTAAGCGTTCCGACATCCAGCACGTCATGGTGATCGGGTCCGGGCCCATCGTCATCGGGCAGGCGTGCGAGTTCGACTACTCGGGCACCCAGGCGTGCCGCGTGCTGCGCGCGGAGGGCCTGCGGGTCTCGCTGGTCAACTCCAACCCGGCGACGATCATGACGGACCCGGAGTTCGCGGACGCGACGTACATCGAGCCCATCACCCCCGAGGTGGTCGCGCAGATCATCGCGCGCGAACGGCCCGACGCCCTGCTCGCGACGCTCGGCGGGCAGACCGCGCTCAACACCGCCGTCGCGCTGTCCGAGGCGGGCGTGCTGGAGGAGTACGGCGTCAAGCTCATCGGCGCCAACATCGCCGCCATTCGGCGCGGCGAGGACCGGCAGCAGTTCAAGGACCTCGTGCGCTCGGTCGGGTGCGACGTGCCGCGCAGCGCCGTGTGCCACACGGTCGAGGAGGCGCTGGCGGCGGTCGAGACGCTGAAGTACCCCGTCGTGGTGCGTCCGAGCTTCACGATGGGCGGCGGCGGCAGCGGGATCGCGTACGACGAGGCCGGGCTGCGCGCCATCGCCGGCGACGGGCTGCGGCAGAGCCCGACCACCGAGGTGCTCATCGAGGAGAGCGTCCTCGGCTGGAAGGAGTACGAGCTCGAGCTCATGCGCGACACGGCCGACAACGTCGTCGTCATCTGCTCGATCGAGAACGTCGACCCGATGGGCGTGCACACGGGCGACTCCGTGACGGTCGCGCCGGCCATGACGCTGACGGACCGCGAGTACCAGCGGATGCGCGACGTCGCGATCGCCGTCATCCGCGCGGTGGGCGTCGACACCGGCGGCTCGAACATCCAGTTCGCCGTGCACCCGCGTACCGGCCGCATGGTCGTCATCGAGATGAACCCGCGCGTCTCGCGGTCGAGCGCGCTGGCCTCCAAGGCGACCGGCTTCCCGATCGCCAAGATCGCGGCCAAGCTCGCCATCGGCTACACCCTCGACGAGATCACCAACGACATCACGCGCGAGACGCCGGCGTCGTTCGAGCCGTCCCTCGACTACGTCGTCGTCAAGGTGCCGCGGTTCGCGTTCGAGAAGTTCCCCGACGCCGACATGACGCTGACCACCACGATGAAGTCGGTCGGCGAGGCGATGGCGATCGGGCGGTCGTTCCCCGAGGCCCTGCAGAAGGCGCTGCGCTCGCTGGAGGCGCCGGAGACCGTCGTCCCCGACGACCCGCTCGGCGCCCTCCGCGTCCCGCACGCCGGCCGCCTCGACACGCTGCGCCAGGCGCTGCGCGACGGTCACTCCGTCGAGGAGTGCAGCGCGGCGAGCGGCATGGACCCGTGGTTCGTGGACCAGATGGCACTGCTCGTCGAGACCGAGCGGGAGATCGCGGCGTACGGCATCGACGGAGACCTGCGGCGCTGGAAGCGGCTCGGCTTCTCCGACGCGCAGATCGCCTCCCTGACCGGCTCGACCGAGGCTGCGGTGCGGGCGCACCGGCACGCGATCGGCCTGCGGCCCGTCTACAAGACGGTGGACACGTGCGCGGCGGAGTTCGCGGCGGAGACGCCGTACCACTACTCGTCCTACGACGACGAGACCGAGGTGCGCCCGAGCGACAAGCCGAAGGTGCTCATCCTCGGCTCCGGGCCCAACCGGATCGGCCAGGGCATCGAGTTCGACTACGCCTGCGTGCACGCGTCGTTCGCGCTGCGCGACGCCGGCTACGAGACCGTCATGGTCAACTGCAACCCCGAGACCGTCTCGACCGACTACGACACCTCCGACCGCCTCTACTTCGAGCCCCTCACCATCGAGGACGTCCTCGAGGTCGTGCACGCCGAGCAGGTCTCCGGCACGGTCGCGGGTGTCGTCGTGCAGCTCGGCGGCCAGACGCCGCTCAAGCTCGCCCAGGCGCTCAAGGACGCGGGCGTGCCGATCGTCGGCACGAGCCCCGAGTCGATCCACCTCGCGGAGGACCGCGGGGCGTTCGGCAGGGTGCTGGCCGAGGCGGGGCTGCCCGCCCCGGCGTACGGCGTCGCCGACGGCTACGAGGCCGCCCGCGAGATCACCGCGCGCATCGGCTACCCGGTGCTCGTCCGGCCATCCTACGTCCTCGGCGGCCGCGGCATGGGCATCGTGTATGACGATGCGCAGCTGAAAGCGTGGTCTGAGAAGACAACGGGCGAGGTCCTCGTGGACAGGTTCCTGGAGGACGCGGTCGAGATCGACGTCGACGCGCTGTACGACGGCACCGACCTGTTCCTCGGCGGCGTCATGGAGCACATCGAGGAGGCGGGCATCCACTCGGGCGACTCCGCGTGCGCGCTGCCCCCGATCACGCTGGGCGCCAGGGACATCCGGCGTATCCGCGAGTCCACCGAGGCCATCGCGCGGGGCGTCGGCGTCCGCGGCCTGCTCAACGTCCAGTACGCCATGAAGGACGACATCCTCTACGTCCTCGAGGCCAACCCGCGCGCGTCGCGGACCGTGCCGTTCGTCTCCAAGGTCACGGCCGTGCCGCTGGCCAAGGCGGCGGCGCGGGTCATGCTCGGCGAGACCATCGCGTCGTTGCGGACGGCGGGCGTGCTGCCCGCGAGCGGCGACGGCGCGGACCTGCCGCCCGGCTGCCACATCGGGGTCAAGGAGGCGGTGCTGCCGTTCGGCCGCTTCCCCGGCACGGACACCGTCCTCGGGCCCGAGATGAAGTCGACCGGCGAGGTGATGGGGATCGCGCGGACGTTCGGGGAGGCGTTCGCGAAGAGCCAGTCGGCGGCGTACGGTCCGGTGCCGGTCAAGGGCCGCGTCTTCGTCTCGATAGCCAACCGCGACAAGCGCGCGATGATCTTCCCCATCAAGCGGCTGGCGGACCTCGGGTTCGAGGTCGTGGCGACCGAGGGGACCGCGGACGTGCTGCGCCGCAACGGAGTCGAGGTGACGAGCGTCCGCAAGTTCAGCGAGGGACCCGGCAACGTCGTCGACCTGATCCTGGCCGGCAAGATCGACCTGATCTTCAACACGCCGTGGGGCAACGGCACCCGCGTCGACGGCTACGAGATCCGTACCGCCGCCGTCGCCAAGAACGTCCCCTGCATCACGACGATCCAGGGCGCGTCGGCCTGCGTGCAGGGCATCGAGGCGATGGTGCGCGGCGACATGGACGTCCGCCCGATCCAGGACTACCACGCCGCGCTGCGGGGTGACGCCTGA
- a CDS encoding dihydroorotate dehydrogenase electron transfer subunit: protein MPPVQVLGEVLSVKKMGAYLHMTIAAPGIAEQVRPGHFVAVGVGGPETSMLLRRAFSIFAASERGMYGGTVEFVFAVHGKGTEWLARRRQGDPVDVVGPLGRPFKLPKDPVTCTLVGGGYGTAPLFGLAETLRAKGCRVDFVVGAATSERLFGALEAKRISSSVAFTTDDGSAGEQGRVSDVLPEVLERTQSDLVYACGPMGMLRAVAEIAAAHGIPSQVAVEESMACGIGVCMTCVLPVRGDDGVTRMARSCVEGPVFMGEQLRWDAIGTVPADCLGAPVAVH, encoded by the coding sequence ATGCCGCCGGTCCAGGTCCTCGGCGAGGTGCTGTCCGTCAAGAAGATGGGCGCGTACCTCCACATGACGATCGCCGCCCCCGGCATCGCCGAGCAGGTACGGCCAGGCCACTTCGTCGCGGTCGGCGTCGGCGGTCCGGAGACGTCGATGCTGCTGCGCAGGGCGTTCAGCATCTTCGCGGCGAGCGAGCGAGGGATGTACGGCGGCACCGTCGAGTTCGTGTTCGCGGTGCACGGCAAGGGCACCGAGTGGCTGGCGCGGCGGCGGCAGGGCGACCCGGTCGACGTGGTGGGGCCGCTGGGGAGGCCGTTCAAGCTGCCGAAGGACCCCGTGACCTGCACCCTGGTGGGTGGCGGCTACGGCACCGCGCCGCTGTTCGGGCTCGCGGAGACGCTGCGCGCCAAGGGATGCAGGGTCGACTTCGTGGTCGGGGCGGCGACGTCCGAACGTCTCTTCGGTGCGCTGGAGGCCAAGCGCATCTCGTCGTCGGTGGCGTTCACGACCGACGACGGGTCGGCGGGGGAGCAGGGGCGCGTGAGCGACGTGCTGCCCGAGGTGCTGGAGCGTACGCAGAGCGACCTCGTCTACGCCTGCGGGCCGATGGGGATGCTCCGCGCGGTCGCCGAGATCGCCGCCGCGCACGGCATCCCGAGCCAGGTGGCGGTCGAGGAGTCGATGGCCTGCGGCATCGGCGTGTGCATGACCTGCGTGCTGCCCGTACGAGGTGACGACGGCGTGACGCGGATGGCGCGGTCGTGCGTGGAGGGGCCTGTGTTCATGGGCGAGCAGCTGCGCTGGGACGCGATCGGCACCGTGCCGGCCGACTGCCTCGGCGCGCCGGTGGCGGTGCACTGA